From Cardiocondyla obscurior isolate alpha-2009 linkage group LG09, Cobs3.1, whole genome shotgun sequence, one genomic window encodes:
- the LOC139105736 gene encoding uncharacterized protein isoform X1 → MWLLIFAGLLTISVGEKTGVGEKAVSSAPNADDIVLLEIDVKDLAKRSPVSSSAIYGSSPSQYVIRQGDDSQEVSPEYLAVLRQFSGTEPQQYAARPSEAPQRRPLPAYAKQQQALQQAYYNYRKPAVAPPRPRPQFHPQALIQAEALAQAQVEAQNRAVSLQSPRGPSGASTYQVESYTSPKLGTFEQELLQLVSANQAQEFNLIPTQSKAAYPQQEYVKPTATPVSQLPEQYHIETSPPPRYPHQQRVAATYQSIEQPVQIQYQPAQAADYSTKGIEPFRPSPQYDYVDDGAQVKAHPAQLQAEIEANARAQAQAEAQALAFQKIAQASYQKHHEAALRQIKIDHENYRQQTALQQIQQGEQVSEAGRAHIEGQLEPKDPEAAYRAKLKAQAAAEAAEARRLQAAAEHKAHSDAIRQVEAQQQAQVKAQEKAHQDALAFERNQLRAQAQAQALAEAQAEALYKAYQQSRAKANSEILAVAKAQQEQKKADPDSAPVIQFLLPNTAKLPVINNNYFTNDDVNKYQASGSTYSPRSVTKPDSSESVSQEQAYVQPVITQPRQAHKLKVPPTQSSVYVSQAGVLKKSPIKSLTVEEIVDQGQLNSHQVVRIPSPKEQQPLTQEELSALINAGYSVTPVPQLVKPTQQNYVPENAGAVYYLKKQRPAVRPEYVTYEEVVQQRPRKPIRKSAPILKQDEENGSKKVTFLVPLEHSFGTRQSSQK, encoded by the exons ATGTGGCTGCTTATCTTCGCAG GTCTTTTGACAATCTCCGTTGGAGAGAAGACCGGCGTTGGTGAGAAGGCGGTATCATCGGCGCCCAATGCCGATGACATTGTTTTACTAGAGATCGATGTCAAAGATCTTGCTAAGAGGTCACCAGTTTCAAGTAGCGCTATTTATGGGTCTTCACCTAGTCAATATGTTATTCGCCAGGGAGATGATTCTCAAGAg gTATCACCTGAATATTTAGCTGTCCTGCGACAGTTTAGTGGGACCGAACCGCAGCAGTATGCCGCAAGACCCAGTGAAGCGCCGCAGCGTAGACCTCTTCCAGCTTACGCCAAACAGCAGCAGGCGTTGCAGCAGGCATATTACAATTATCGCAAACCCGCCGTAGCTCCTCCTAGACCAAGACCTCAGTTTCATCCCCAGGCGTTGATTCAAGCCGAGGCTTTAGCTCAGGCGCAAGTTGAAGCGCAAAATCGTGCAGTCTCATTGCAATCGCCGCGCGGTCCATCCGGAGCATCTACATATCAGGTAGAATCGTATACTTCGCCAAAGCTGGGTACATTCGAGCAAGAGTTATTACAATTGGTATCTGCCAATCAGGCACAGGAATTTAATCTCATCCCTACGCAGTCTAAAGCCGCCTATCCACAACAAGAATATGTCAAACCAACGGCGACACCAGTATCTCAATTACCTGAACAATATCATATCGAAACAAGTCCTCCCCCTCGTTATCCGCATCAGCAACGAGTGGCAGCGACGTACCAGTCGATCGAACAGCCGGTTCAGATTCAGTATCAACCTGCACAAGCGGCAGATTATTCGACAAAGGGAATTGAACCTTTTAGACCATCTCCGCAATATGATTATGTTGACGATGGTGCTCAGGTGAAAGCCCACCCAGCGCAGCTCCAGGCAGAAATCGAAGCGAACGCCAGGGCTCAAGCTCAGGCCGAGGCGCAAGCCTTAGCTTTCCAGAAAATCGCTCAAGCATCATATCAAAAACATCACGAGGCTGCTCTGCGACAGATTAAAATTGACCATGAAAATTACAGGCAACAAACTGCTCTGCAACAAATTCAACAAGGAGAACAGGTAAGCGAAGCCGGTCGAGCTCACATCGAGGGTCAACTAGAACCGAAAGACCCAGAAGCCGCGTACAGAGCAAAATTGAAGGCACAGGCGGCCGCTGAAGCCGCTGAAGCGAGAAGGCTTCAGGCAGCTGCTGAACACAAGGCTCATTCTGACGCCATACGACAAGTTGAAGCTCAGCAACAAGCTCAAGTAAAAGCTCAAGAAAAAGCTCATCAAGACGCTTTGGCCTTCGAGAGAAATCAGTTGCGTGCTCAAGCACAAGCTCAGGCGTTGGCAGAAGCTCAAGCTGAAGCATTGTATAAGGCCTATCAACAATCACGAGCCAAAGCTAACAGTGAAATTTTGGCAGTCGCTAAAGCCCAGCAAGAACAAAAGAAAGCAGATCCTGACAGTGCACCGGTcattcaatttcttttaccTAATACTGCTAAACTGccggtaattaataataattattttactaatgaCGATGTCAACAAGTATCAGGCTTCCGGTTCTACTTACTCTCCGAGATCTGTGACTAAACCAGACTCGAGTGAGTCTGTCTCTCAAGAACAAGCGTATGTTCAACCTGTTATTACTCAACCTCGCCAAGCGCACAAACTCAAAGTTCCACCTACGCAGTCTTCTGTTTATGTTTCTCAAGCGGGtgtcttaaaaaaatcgcCGATTAAATCTCTTACTGTTGAAGAGATTGTCGATCAAGGTCAATTAAACAGTCATCAAGTCGTACGTATTCCTTCTCCTAAGGAACAGCAACCTTTGACGCAGGAAGAGTTGTCCGCTCTAATTAACGCTGGTTATAGCGTCACCCCGGTACCTCAGTTAGTAAAACCGACTCAACAGAATTACGTACCGGAGAACGCCGGTGCCGTGTACTATTTGAAAAAACAGCGACCGGCAGTTAGACCTGAATATGTTACGTATGAAGAAGTTGTACAACAGCGACCGCGAAAACCTATCAGAAAGAGTGCTCCCATTCTCAAACAAGACGAAGAAAATGGTAGTAAAAAAGTCACTTTTTTGGTACCTTTGGAGCATAGTTTTGGCACTAGACAATCATCTCAGAAATAA
- the LOC139105736 gene encoding uncharacterized protein isoform X2, producing the protein MWLLIFAGLLTISVGEKTGVGEKAVSSAPNADDIVLLEIDVKDLAKRSPVSSSAIYGSSPSQYVIRQGDDSQEVSPEYLAVLRQFSGTEPQQYAARPSEAPQRRPLPAYAKQQQALQQAYYNYRKPAVAPPRPRPQFHPQALIQAEALAQAQVEAQNRAVSLQSPRGPSGASTYQAQEFNLIPTQSKAAYPQQEYVKPTATPVSQLPEQYHIETSPPPRYPHQQRVAATYQSIEQPVQIQYQPAQAADYSTKGIEPFRPSPQYDYVDDGAQVKAHPAQLQAEIEANARAQAQAEAQALAFQKIAQASYQKHHEAALRQIKIDHENYRQQTALQQIQQGEQVSEAGRAHIEGQLEPKDPEAAYRAKLKAQAAAEAAEARRLQAAAEHKAHSDAIRQVEAQQQAQVKAQEKAHQDALAFERNQLRAQAQAQALAEAQAEALYKAYQQSRAKANSEILAVAKAQQEQKKADPDSAPVIQFLLPNTAKLPVINNNYFTNDDVNKYQASGSTYSPRSVTKPDSSESVSQEQAYVQPVITQPRQAHKLKVPPTQSSVYVSQAGVLKKSPIKSLTVEEIVDQGQLNSHQVVRIPSPKEQQPLTQEELSALINAGYSVTPVPQLVKPTQQNYVPENAGAVYYLKKQRPAVRPEYVTYEEVVQQRPRKPIRKSAPILKQDEENGSKKVTFLVPLEHSFGTRQSSQK; encoded by the exons ATGTGGCTGCTTATCTTCGCAG GTCTTTTGACAATCTCCGTTGGAGAGAAGACCGGCGTTGGTGAGAAGGCGGTATCATCGGCGCCCAATGCCGATGACATTGTTTTACTAGAGATCGATGTCAAAGATCTTGCTAAGAGGTCACCAGTTTCAAGTAGCGCTATTTATGGGTCTTCACCTAGTCAATATGTTATTCGCCAGGGAGATGATTCTCAAGAg gTATCACCTGAATATTTAGCTGTCCTGCGACAGTTTAGTGGGACCGAACCGCAGCAGTATGCCGCAAGACCCAGTGAAGCGCCGCAGCGTAGACCTCTTCCAGCTTACGCCAAACAGCAGCAGGCGTTGCAGCAGGCATATTACAATTATCGCAAACCCGCCGTAGCTCCTCCTAGACCAAGACCTCAGTTTCATCCCCAGGCGTTGATTCAAGCCGAGGCTTTAGCTCAGGCGCAAGTTGAAGCGCAAAATCGTGCAGTCTCATTGCAATCGCCGCGCGGTCCATCCGGAGCATCTACATATCAG GCACAGGAATTTAATCTCATCCCTACGCAGTCTAAAGCCGCCTATCCACAACAAGAATATGTCAAACCAACGGCGACACCAGTATCTCAATTACCTGAACAATATCATATCGAAACAAGTCCTCCCCCTCGTTATCCGCATCAGCAACGAGTGGCAGCGACGTACCAGTCGATCGAACAGCCGGTTCAGATTCAGTATCAACCTGCACAAGCGGCAGATTATTCGACAAAGGGAATTGAACCTTTTAGACCATCTCCGCAATATGATTATGTTGACGATGGTGCTCAGGTGAAAGCCCACCCAGCGCAGCTCCAGGCAGAAATCGAAGCGAACGCCAGGGCTCAAGCTCAGGCCGAGGCGCAAGCCTTAGCTTTCCAGAAAATCGCTCAAGCATCATATCAAAAACATCACGAGGCTGCTCTGCGACAGATTAAAATTGACCATGAAAATTACAGGCAACAAACTGCTCTGCAACAAATTCAACAAGGAGAACAGGTAAGCGAAGCCGGTCGAGCTCACATCGAGGGTCAACTAGAACCGAAAGACCCAGAAGCCGCGTACAGAGCAAAATTGAAGGCACAGGCGGCCGCTGAAGCCGCTGAAGCGAGAAGGCTTCAGGCAGCTGCTGAACACAAGGCTCATTCTGACGCCATACGACAAGTTGAAGCTCAGCAACAAGCTCAAGTAAAAGCTCAAGAAAAAGCTCATCAAGACGCTTTGGCCTTCGAGAGAAATCAGTTGCGTGCTCAAGCACAAGCTCAGGCGTTGGCAGAAGCTCAAGCTGAAGCATTGTATAAGGCCTATCAACAATCACGAGCCAAAGCTAACAGTGAAATTTTGGCAGTCGCTAAAGCCCAGCAAGAACAAAAGAAAGCAGATCCTGACAGTGCACCGGTcattcaatttcttttaccTAATACTGCTAAACTGccggtaattaataataattattttactaatgaCGATGTCAACAAGTATCAGGCTTCCGGTTCTACTTACTCTCCGAGATCTGTGACTAAACCAGACTCGAGTGAGTCTGTCTCTCAAGAACAAGCGTATGTTCAACCTGTTATTACTCAACCTCGCCAAGCGCACAAACTCAAAGTTCCACCTACGCAGTCTTCTGTTTATGTTTCTCAAGCGGGtgtcttaaaaaaatcgcCGATTAAATCTCTTACTGTTGAAGAGATTGTCGATCAAGGTCAATTAAACAGTCATCAAGTCGTACGTATTCCTTCTCCTAAGGAACAGCAACCTTTGACGCAGGAAGAGTTGTCCGCTCTAATTAACGCTGGTTATAGCGTCACCCCGGTACCTCAGTTAGTAAAACCGACTCAACAGAATTACGTACCGGAGAACGCCGGTGCCGTGTACTATTTGAAAAAACAGCGACCGGCAGTTAGACCTGAATATGTTACGTATGAAGAAGTTGTACAACAGCGACCGCGAAAACCTATCAGAAAGAGTGCTCCCATTCTCAAACAAGACGAAGAAAATGGTAGTAAAAAAGTCACTTTTTTGGTACCTTTGGAGCATAGTTTTGGCACTAGACAATCATCTCAGAAATAA